The region AGCAATTTGGTGGAGAATATACAAATTCTAAAGGTGACATTTTATTCTCAGAAGATAATGCACAAGCAGCTATTGAAGCTTTAACATTAATGCAACGTAATACTGATGCTGGATACTGGCGTTTAGCTGGAGAAGATAAATACATGTCTGGTCCATTCATGAGTAATTTAGTTCAAATGTATATTGGTTCTTCTGCTGGTTATTCTCATATTGCTTCAGCTGAATTCGAAGTTGGGGTAGCACCAATTCCTCAAGTTTCTAAAGAAACTGAAGCTGTTATTCAACAAGGAACTAACGTTGTAGTATTTAACCAAAATAAAACTCCTGAAGAAGTTTATGCAGCATATGAATTTGCAAAATACTTATCTTCATATGAAGGAAATTTATACTTCGCAACTCATACTTCTTACTTACCAATCCGCCAATCAGTTATTGATTCAGCAGATTATCAAGCATATGTAACAGAGTCTAATGATCAAACGAAAATTGTAGGACCATCTCAAGATAGTGCTTTCTTCTATGATCCATCATTCTTCACTGATACATTCTCTTCTTACAATGTACGTACAGCAGTTGGTCAAGCTGTTGAGCAAGTTGTATTAAATGGAGTATCTCCTGAACAAGCAGTTCAAGATGCCTTAAATCAATTAAAATAATTTGATTATGAATAGAGGTAGAATTTCTACCTCTATTTTTTCTTTATAATTTGATAGAGTGTCATAATTTGACGTATAATTAAAGTAGGTAATCATTTTTATATTAGGAGGTTCAATATGTCAATTCAACAAGAGATTTTAAAGAAAATTGAAGAATTTGAAACAATTATTATTCACCGTCACGTCATTCCAGATGGAGATGCATATGGTTCATCATTTGGATTAGCTGAAATCATTCGTGAAAGTTTTGAGGGGAAGAAAGTTTACCTTGTAGGCGAGGAAGTAGCTTATTTAAATTACATTGGTCATACAGAAGAAATTGAAGATGAACTATATAACAATGCTTTAGTTATCATTACAGATACATCGAACGCAGCACGTATTTCAGATGAACGTTGGAAATTAGGTGCTTTCAAAATTAAAATCGATCATCATCCATTTAGCGATGAATATGCAGATATTGAGTGGATTGATACAAGTTATACATCAACTTGTGAAATGATTACAGATTTATTAGTTAAGAATAATTTAAAAACAAATGATAACGGTGCTCGTTGCTTATTCAATGGAATTGTATCAGATACAGGACGCTTCTTATTCCGTGGAGTAAGTGAGCAAACATTCCGTTATGCATCAGAATTATTAAAATATAATTTTGATATGGTAGAGTTATACTCAAAAATGTATACACAATCTAAAGAATTAGCACGTTTTAAAGGTTATGCGGTTTGTAACTTTGAAGAAACGGCTCATGGTGTTGGGTATTTAAAATTAACAGATGAATTATTACAATCTTTAAACGTAAATGAATTAGCAGCTTCAGCTAACGTTAATACGTTGGCAAACATTGAAGGAATTAAAATTTGGGCATTTTTTGTTGAAAATGCTGAAGGAAATGATATTCGCGTTAATTTACGTTCAAGTGGGGCAGCCGTTAATGAAATTGCTAAAAAATATGGCGGAGGTGGTCATGTGCAAGCAGCAGGTGCTCGTGTAATGGATTGGGAAACTGTTGATGCGATGATTGCTGACTTGGATGAATTAGCTCAAAATAACTAAGGAGATGATGTCATGAAAATTTTAATTACAAATGATGATGGAATAAAAGCGCCAGGAATTGCAGCCTTAGCTGAA is a window of Turicibacter sanguinis DNA encoding:
- a CDS encoding DHH family phosphoesterase; this encodes MSIQQEILKKIEEFETIIIHRHVIPDGDAYGSSFGLAEIIRESFEGKKVYLVGEEVAYLNYIGHTEEIEDELYNNALVIITDTSNAARISDERWKLGAFKIKIDHHPFSDEYADIEWIDTSYTSTCEMITDLLVKNNLKTNDNGARCLFNGIVSDTGRFLFRGVSEQTFRYASELLKYNFDMVELYSKMYTQSKELARFKGYAVCNFEETAHGVGYLKLTDELLQSLNVNELAASANVNTLANIEGIKIWAFFVENAEGNDIRVNLRSSGAAVNEIAKKYGGGGHVQAAGARVMDWETVDAMIADLDELAQNN